In the Flavobacterium pallidum genome, one interval contains:
- the thrS gene encoding threonine--tRNA ligase: MIKITLPDGSVKEFASGATPMEVAKSISEGLARNVISASFNGTTVETETPMTTDGSLVLYTWNDAEGKKAFWHSTSHVMAQALQELYPGVKLTIGPAIEKGFYYDVDFGDKNITDAEFKKIEDRVLEIAREKHEFKMRSSSKADALAFYKKENNPYKIELIENLEDGTITFCDHATFTDLCRGGHIPNTGLIKAMKIMSVAGAYWRGDEKNKQLTRVYGVSFPKQKDLSDYLELLEEAKRRDHRKLGKELELFAFSQKVGQGLPLWLPKGAALRERLEQFLKKAQKKAGYEQVVTPHIGQKELYVTSGHYAKYGADSFQPIHTPAEGEEFLLKPMNCPHHCEIYNNKPWSYKDLPKRYAEFGTVYRYEQSGELHGLTRVRGFTQDDAHIFCTPDQLDAEFKKVIDLVLYVFGSLGFENFTAQISLRDQENREKYIGSDENWEKAENAIINAARDKELNTVVEYGEAAFYGPKLDFMVKDALGRSWQLGTIQVDYNLPERFELTYKGADDKLHRPVMIHRAPFGSMERFIAILLEHTAGNFPLWLMPEQAIILSLSEKYENYAKKVLELLENHEIRALIDNRNETIGRKIRDAETQKYPFMLIVGEEEEKNGTISVRRHGQEGKGNITVSIEQFAEMVQGEIDKTLKTFNV, encoded by the coding sequence TCGGTGAAGGAGTTCGCTTCCGGGGCAACCCCTATGGAAGTTGCCAAAAGCATTAGTGAGGGATTGGCCAGAAATGTGATTTCGGCTTCCTTTAATGGTACAACGGTGGAAACGGAAACACCAATGACGACGGACGGTAGCCTTGTTTTATATACATGGAATGATGCTGAAGGCAAGAAAGCGTTCTGGCATTCGACTTCGCACGTGATGGCGCAGGCGTTGCAGGAATTGTATCCGGGCGTAAAGCTGACGATTGGGCCTGCGATTGAAAAAGGGTTTTACTATGATGTGGATTTCGGTGATAAAAACATCACTGATGCGGAATTCAAGAAAATTGAAGATCGTGTTTTGGAAATCGCACGCGAGAAGCATGAATTTAAGATGCGTTCGTCTTCGAAGGCTGATGCGTTGGCGTTTTATAAGAAAGAGAACAATCCATATAAGATTGAATTGATTGAGAATCTGGAAGATGGCACGATTACGTTTTGTGACCATGCTACTTTCACCGATTTATGCCGTGGCGGACATATCCCGAATACAGGATTGATCAAAGCCATGAAAATCATGAGCGTGGCCGGTGCTTACTGGCGCGGTGATGAGAAAAACAAGCAATTGACTCGTGTTTACGGAGTTTCTTTTCCAAAACAAAAAGATCTTAGCGATTATTTAGAACTACTTGAAGAGGCAAAACGTCGTGACCACAGGAAACTTGGGAAAGAATTGGAACTGTTTGCTTTTTCACAGAAAGTGGGACAAGGTTTGCCATTATGGTTGCCGAAAGGTGCCGCTTTGCGTGAAAGGCTGGAGCAGTTTCTCAAGAAAGCACAGAAGAAAGCCGGTTATGAGCAAGTTGTTACACCACATATAGGTCAAAAGGAATTGTATGTGACTTCCGGGCATTATGCAAAATACGGCGCAGATTCATTCCAGCCAATCCATACGCCTGCTGAAGGTGAGGAGTTTTTGCTTAAGCCGATGAACTGTCCGCACCACTGTGAGATTTACAATAACAAACCATGGTCCTATAAGGATTTACCGAAAAGATATGCTGAATTCGGAACAGTTTACCGTTATGAGCAATCCGGGGAATTACACGGTCTGACACGTGTTCGTGGGTTTACCCAGGATGATGCACACATTTTCTGTACTCCGGATCAGCTGGATGCCGAATTCAAAAAAGTGATCGACCTTGTATTATATGTATTCGGTTCATTGGGATTTGAGAATTTTACGGCACAGATTTCTTTGCGTGACCAGGAAAACCGTGAGAAATATATCGGTTCTGATGAGAATTGGGAAAAAGCGGAAAATGCGATCATCAATGCGGCACGCGATAAGGAGCTGAATACAGTTGTGGAATATGGTGAAGCGGCTTTCTATGGCCCGAAACTGGATTTCATGGTGAAGGATGCCTTGGGCAGAAGCTGGCAATTGGGAACTATTCAGGTGGATTACAATTTGCCGGAACGTTTCGAGCTTACTTATAAGGGTGCTGATGACAAATTGCACCGTCCTGTGATGATTCACAGAGCGCCTTTCGGGTCAATGGAACGATTCATTGCCATCTTATTGGAACATACTGCAGGAAATTTCCCGCTTTGGCTGATGCCGGAGCAGGCTATAATCCTGTCTCTGAGTGAGAAATATGAAAATTATGCCAAAAAAGTTTTGGAATTGCTGGAAAATCACGAAATTCGCGCCCTAATTGACAACCGAAACGAGACAATCGGGCGTAAAATCAGGGATGCTGAAACGCAGAAATACCCGTTTATGCTGATTGTAGGGGAGGAAGAAGAGAAAAACGGCACGATTTCTGTGCGTCGTCACGGCCAGGAAGGAAAAGGAAATATTACTGTTTCAATTGAGCAATTTGCTGAAATGGTACAGGGAGAAATAGACAAGACATTAAAAACATTCAACGTTTAA